A genomic stretch from Acidimicrobiales bacterium includes:
- a CDS encoding DEAD/DEAH box helicase encodes MGPAAETNPSVTFADLGLPTPVLDALVALGYEEPTPVQREAIPQLTAGRDLIGQAATGTGKTAAFALPILDRLASGGSRGTTAPMALVLVPTRELAMQVSEALHKYGRELGARVLPVYGGQPIGRQLQSLGRGVDVVVATPGRAVDHLARGSLVLDDVAVVVLDEADEMLDMGFAEDLEAIVGATPATRQTVLFSATLPGRIAKLARRHMTDPVTVQIDREPVAEGAPPLVRQTAYVVRRSDKPAALGRILDVEAPGAAIVFCRTRGEVDELAETLNGRGYRAEGLHGGMSQEQRDRVMGRLRATTADLLIATDVAARGLDVDHLTHVVNYDVPSAPEAYVHRIGRVGRAGREGVALTLAEPREHRQLKNIERLIGQRIPVEKVPSVEDLRSRRLEATTAALRDVALGDRDASDGDDAYRGVVEGLAEEIDLFDVAVAAVKLAHEASGVVDDTREIADVALKGDKPPRSDWGASSLGGKGAGGKPGKAAKSAKPAKPAKSGKTNWASKAEWEADKRARKGGRAAHAPSDMTSIFIGAGKEAGVRPQDLVGALTGETDLTGGDVGAIKIFDRFSLVEVPDAAVDEVVWIMRRALIKGRKATVRRERARP; translated from the coding sequence GTGGGCCCAGCCGCCGAAACGAACCCGTCCGTCACCTTCGCCGACCTCGGCCTGCCCACCCCTGTGCTCGACGCCTTGGTGGCCCTCGGCTACGAGGAGCCCACCCCGGTCCAGCGCGAGGCCATCCCCCAGCTGACGGCGGGTCGCGACCTGATCGGCCAGGCGGCCACCGGCACCGGCAAGACGGCGGCGTTCGCCCTGCCCATCCTCGACCGGTTGGCCAGCGGCGGATCCCGGGGCACCACCGCCCCGATGGCCCTCGTGTTGGTGCCCACCCGTGAGCTGGCCATGCAGGTCTCCGAGGCGTTGCACAAGTACGGGCGGGAGCTCGGGGCCCGGGTCCTGCCGGTCTACGGCGGCCAGCCCATCGGCCGTCAGCTCCAGAGCCTCGGACGAGGCGTGGACGTCGTCGTGGCCACCCCCGGTCGGGCGGTCGACCACCTCGCCCGGGGTTCGCTGGTGCTCGACGACGTGGCCGTCGTGGTGCTCGACGAGGCCGACGAGATGCTCGACATGGGTTTCGCCGAGGACCTCGAGGCGATCGTCGGGGCGACGCCCGCGACCCGTCAGACCGTGCTGTTCTCGGCCACGCTCCCGGGCCGCATCGCCAAGCTGGCCCGCCGGCACATGACCGATCCGGTCACGGTCCAGATCGACCGCGAGCCCGTCGCCGAGGGCGCGCCTCCTCTCGTGCGCCAGACCGCCTACGTGGTGCGACGTTCCGACAAGCCCGCCGCGCTCGGCCGGATCCTCGACGTCGAGGCGCCGGGTGCGGCCATCGTGTTCTGCCGTACCCGGGGCGAGGTCGACGAGCTGGCCGAGACGCTCAACGGGCGGGGCTACCGCGCCGAGGGCCTCCACGGGGGCATGAGCCAGGAGCAGCGCGACCGGGTGATGGGGCGGTTGCGCGCCACGACCGCCGACCTGCTCATCGCCACCGACGTCGCCGCCCGGGGCCTCGACGTCGACCACCTCACCCACGTCGTGAACTACGACGTCCCCAGTGCCCCCGAGGCGTACGTCCACCGCATCGGTCGCGTGGGCCGTGCCGGTCGTGAGGGCGTGGCCCTCACCCTCGCCGAGCCCCGCGAGCACCGTCAGCTGAAGAACATCGAGCGGCTCATCGGTCAGCGGATCCCCGTCGAGAAGGTCCCGTCGGTCGAGGACCTGCGCAGCCGTCGCCTGGAGGCCACCACGGCGGCGCTGCGCGACGTCGCCCTCGGCGACCGGGACGCCTCCGACGGGGACGACGCGTACCGCGGGGTGGTGGAGGGGCTCGCCGAGGAGATCGACCTGTTCGACGTGGCCGTCGCCGCGGTGAAGCTCGCCCACGAGGCGTCCGGTGTGGTCGACGACACGCGGGAGATCGCCGACGTGGCGCTCAAGGGCGACAAGCCGCCCCGGTCGGACTGGGGCGCCTCGAGCCTCGGAGGGAAGGGGGCCGGGGGCAAGCCGGGCAAGGCCGCGAAGTCGGCCAAGCCGGCCAAGCCGGCGAAGTCGGGGAAGACCAACTGGGCCAGCAAGGCCGAGTGGGAGGCCGACAAGCGGGCCCGCAAGGGCGGCCGCGCCGCGCACGCGCCGAGCGACATGACCTCGATCTTCATCGGCGCGGGCAAGGAGGCCGGGGTCCGACCTCAGGACCTCGTGGGGGCGCTCACCGGCGAGACCGACCTCACCGGCGGCGACGTCGGGGCCATCAAGATCTTCGACCGCTTCTCGCTGGTGGAGGTGCCCGACGCGGCCGTCGACGAGGTGGTGTGGATCATGCGCCGGGCGTTGATCAAGGGCCGCAAGGCCACTGTGCGTCGCGAGCGCGCCCGGCCCTAG